TTCATGAGTTTTACCTTGATGCCATTATCTCAAATAACTTTGAACATGAGCTACATGATGGACAACCTGTCACTCAGCGCTTTTTAAAAACGATTCTCTATCTACCTCAACAGGCTGTTACAAGCCCAGTAAAAGAATCCAAGCGTATTTTAAGAGCGTCACGAAAACAATTGTCTAGCATCAGAGATTATTGGAGAGACGAATTCAAATAATAGAATAAGAGGAAGAAAAAATGAAAAAATTAATGAGAAGCGGGAAAGATCAAAAAATTGGTGGAGTATGCGCAGGAGTTGCTCATTATTTTGATATCGATCCAACAATTGTTCGTGTCATTTGGGCTGTTCTTGCATTTTGTTATGGGACAGGAGTCCTTGCTTATATCATTTTATGGTTGATTGCACCAGTTTCAACAGAATATTAAATTAAAATTATATAGAAAAAGGAGAAGTTATGGCTTTTGGAGATAACGGAAAACGTAAAAAAACTTTGTTTGAAAAGGTGACACTTGTTGTCGTGCTCATCATGTTGTTTGTAACCCTTGCTGGTATCTTTGCAACTGCGCTAGGAGCTTTTAGTAGATTCTAAGCAAGCTACGAGGATAGAAACAATAACTAATGACTGGGTTCTCCCCAGCCTTTTTAAAGTGAGAAGAAAATATGAGTATGTTTTTAGATACAGCCAAGATTAAGGTCAAGGCTGGTAATGGTGGCGATGGCATGGTTGCCTTTCGCCGTGAAAAATATGTCCCTAATGGCGGTCCTTGGGGTGGTGATGGTGGACGTGGAGGAAACGTTGTTTTCGTGGTAGACGAAGGCTTACGTACCTTGATGGATTTCCGCTATAACCGTCATTTCAAGGCTGATTCTGGTGAAAAAGGGATGACCAAAGGAATGCACGGACGTGGTGCAGAAGATCTTCGTGTTCGCGTACCACAGGGAACTACTGTACGTGATGCGGAAACAGGTAAAGTCATTACAGACTTGATTGAACATGGTCAAGAGTTTATCGTGGCTCATGGTGGTCGAGGTGGTCGTGGAAATATCCGTTTTGCCACTCCCAAAAATCCTGCACCTGAAATCTCTGAGAATGGAGAACCAGGACAAGAACGCGAGTTGCAACTGGAATTGAAGATTCTAGCGGATGTCGGCTTGGTCGGTTTCCCATCTGTCGGCAAGTCAACTTTGCTTAGTGTCATCACTTCAGCTAAGCCAAAAATCGGTGCTTACCACTTTACGACGATTGTCCCTAATTTGGGTATGGTTCGTACGCAGTCAGGTGAATCTTTTGCAGTAGCAGATCTTCCAGGTTTGATTGAAGGGGCTAGTCAAGGTGTTGGTCTTGGAACCCAGTTTCTTCGTCATATCGAACGCACTCGAGTTATCCTCCATGTCATCGATATGTCAGCTAGCGAAGGACGTGATCCTTATGAGGATTACCTTGCTATTAATAAGGAATTAGAATCCTATAACCTTCGTCTCATGGAACGTCCACAGATTATCGTAGCCAACAAGATGGATATGCCTGAAAGTCAGGAAAATCTTAAAACTTTCAAGGAAAAGTTGGCAGCAAACTACGACGAGTTTGAGGAACTCCCAGCCATCTTCCCAATTTCTGGATTGACCAAGCAAGGGTTGGCGACTCTTTTGGACGCGACAGCTGAATTGTTAGACAAGACTCCAGAATTCCCGATTTATGATGAATCCGATATGGAAGAAGAGACTTACTATGGCTTTGACGAGGAAGAAAAAGCCTTTGAGATTAGTCGTGATGATGATGCGACATGGGTACTTTCTGGTGAAAAACTAATGAAACTCTTTAACATGACCAACTTTGACCGTGACGAATCGGTCATGAAGTTTGCCCGTCAGCTTCGTGGTATGGGGGTTGACGAAGCCCTTCGTGCACGTGGCGCCAAAGATGGCGACTTGGTCCGCATCGGTAAATTTGAGTTTGAATTTGTAGACTAGGAGATTGATATGGGAGATAAACCGATATCATTCCGAGATGCAGATGGCAATTTTGTTTCTGCAGCAGATGTGTGGAATGAAAAGAAACTAGAAGAATTGTTTAATCGTCTCAATCCTAAACGTGCTCTTCGATTGGCGCGTACAAAGAAAGAAGAAACACAGTCAAAGAAATAAAAAATTCCCGTGATCTTTTAATCACGGGATTTGTTTTATTCACTAAAGAAAAATGGTGGCGCATATTTTTTAAGACTCTCAAAACAAGCCTGCGCTTTTGTAGCATCTTCACAGATAATCATGCAGACATCGTCTCCACAAAGAGTTGCAACGACATCTGGAAAGGCCAAGGAATCAATTACAGATCCAAATGATTGGGCTAAACCGGGTAAAGTTTTCAAAATAACTTGGTGTTGCACCGGACGCAACATAACAAGAGCATCTTCCATATAGTTTTCAAGACGTTTTTCCCATTTGGAGATAGACCCTGTATTTAGCACATAGTAAGAATTATCCTCTTCGCGCACTTTTGAAAGGTTCATGGTTTTGATATCGCGTGATAGAGTAGCCTGAGTCACTTGGATATCATTTTCCGCTAATAAGGCTTGTAATTCAGCTTGTGTATGGATTTTGTTTTTTGAAACGAGGGCGCGGATAAGTTGGTGTCTGTGTTCTGATTTGTTCATAAAGTAAGTACTCCTTTTACAAGGTACAGTAGCGTGGACTGAACGATAACGTCAGTCGGGTGGTAGGCGGTATTGTCACGTATGATGATTTCGCAGTCAGTAGGATAAAGAACTAGATGGAGAGATTCTCCTTCTTTTAACTTTGTCACTAGTTGCGTGCAGATAAACTGGGTAGCAATCCGTTCATCTACATTGATGTTCTTTAATGACAGTGAATCATTCAATTTGGGTAGCTTTTTGTCACGGCGTTTTGTGAATTCACTCTAAATGTTAATTCACAGAGATTTCCAACATGTGGTCTGGTAGCGTGTATGATAAATGGTTACACATGTTGGTTAGAGGGAGTATCTTTTGTCCAAGTTCTATCTAGGGGCTTCTATAATGCTTTTAGATGAACTGAATTTGATACAAAGTTTATGTTTGATTCGACTGTTCAAGTAGAAAACTTTGGTTATAGGAAGTTCAATGGTCTATTTCATTGACTTTTCCTTTGAATACTTCCATATTGAAAGTCTGGTAGATTATACCTTTTGACAAGGTAGGATAAGACTAGACTGTGCTAAATCAACAGTCAACTGATAGTCTGTATTATCTCGAATTGTAATCTCAAAGTCTGTTGTATAGAGAACCAAACGGAGAGTATCTCCTTCTTTAAGTTTGTAGATAGTTGGTTGAAGCTCTAGCTTGAAGTCCATCCATTCATTTGGTTGGATTTCTTCAATCGTCAAGAGATTGGTTCGATTTTGAAGATTTAGGTAGCCTTTGGTGATGACACGTTGGTCACTTGGGTTGAATGGTAGTTCACAGAGATTTTCTAACATGTGGTAACGACCATTATCAATGGTTCTAGCACTTAAAACAGCTGGATAAGGCTGCAGATATTTCTTTTGTCCAAGTTCTAGCAGTTGGGCGGATAATAAGCCCTTGTTCGTACTCGATTTGACACGAAGTTTCAGCGCCACTCGCCCATTTAAGTGAAGGTCTTGACTTACTGGAAGGTCAATGGTGATCTGATTGGCTTTACCTTGGTAAAGTTCGGTGTTGAAGGTCTGGTAAGTTTTTCCATAACGCTCAAAATCTTCTAGTTCATAGTGGTTTTGAATCACTTTTTCCTCATTACCAAGAGAAAAGGTATGCAGTTCATCCTGTTTGCCAAAGTCATCAAGACTCTGCCATGTTTGCGGTTCGGAGTTGTCCTGCCAGATAATAGTCGGAAGTTGATAACCTGAGTCAAGTCCTAACAATTTCTTACTCAACAAGGCATTCATGGACTCGCGGAAGTCGATCGACTGCCAGTTGTTCATATAGACATGGGCACCATGATGGAAAAAGAGGTGCTTATTGATATGGCTAGGAAGGGCATGAAACATCTGGTAAACATGAAGAGGTTTGACGTTCCAATCCTGGGAACCATGCGTAAAGACGACCTCAGCTTGAACCTTGTGAGCATTGAGCAGATAGTTGCGGTCATGCCAAAACTGATTGTAGTCACCAGTCTTGCGATCGAGTTTCTCTTTAACCTTTTCTAAGTCTGCTTGATGAGCTTCATTGCCACGAATATAGTCACCGGCTTGGAGGTTGCGAGAGTAGGTCAATTCAGCAAGTGAGTCAAAATCCTCACCTGGATAGCCCCCTGGGCTGGTCACTAGACCATTTTCCCGATAGTAGTTGTACCAAGAGGAAATACCTGCTTCAGCGATGATGACTTCTAAGCCATCAACACCAGTGGTGGCGAGACCATTGGACATGGTACCTAGATAGGAAATACCTGTTGTTGCGACTTTCCCGTTTGACCAGTCAGCTTTGACTTGGCGTTTGCGCGTGTGGTCCGTGAAAGCACGGCAACGACCATTGAGCCAGTCAATGACATTTTTATAGGCCTCAATCTGCTGGTAGTCACCATTGGTCATGAGCCCTTGGGAATCCCTGGTACCAACACCCGATACATAGAGATTGGCAAATCCACGTGGGAGGAAGTAGTCATTTAGAGTATATGAGCTATTGATATGAGATAGCTTTTCTTCAGCTTCTGAGACGACTTCTGCTTGAGCATGAGGTTCAACTAAATTCAGCTTAGGTTCCTCAAGTTCAATGGTGTGGGGCAGTTTGACCTCAAGCTCCCCTTCCATTTTGTAGAGAGCCTTGTCACTGGCTTTGTCGTTGGTCCCTTGGTGATAAGGGCTGGCAGTCATAAGAGCAGGTACTTGACCATCATAACGCGGGCGAATAATGCTGACCTTGACTAAGTCAGGGAGACCGTCGTTATCAGTATCCACACGACTCTCGACATACACGACTTCACGAATGACATCATGAGTAGTGAATGTTGCCAAGCTCTTACTGTTAAAGTAGTGGTAGTGATTATCTTCTGAAATGAGTCCATCACTAACAAGCTGATCGATGAGCGTATTTCCTTTTTTCGTTCTCGTATTGAGTAACTGATAAAGATTTTCAATGAGATCTCCATAAACAATAGGAAAACCAGTTTCTTTACGAAACTGTTCAGCATTCTCAAAGTCAACAAGATAGCTAAATCCTAAAAGTTGAAAAACTACTGTGTAGAAAATCTCCGCAGTTAACTCACGGTCTGACTGGAAAAAAGTTACTAAATCTGTTTCTTTATCCGCAGCCAAAGTCGATAAGGCATAATCCGTGTTAGAATAAGTGAAAAAACTCCAACGAATGAAGTCTTCAAACTGTCTTTTTAAGGACAGTTGGGGTGACAGCTTTAGACCAAGATCTTCTAATTCTTCAAATCGTTGAGAACTAGTGGTTGGTTGGTAGCTGAATTGATTAAAACGCATGTTTCTCTCCTTTGAAAACAGACTGGATTTATTATATCAAAAAAGAGGGAAAAATGGAATAAATAAACTTAAATGAAATAAATTTCTTAAACCAGCATATCTATTTGGTAAGTTATTATAAAATACTGAATAAATACCATAGAAGTAAGCCTTTTTCTAGAGATTTTTATATGTAAAACTGCATATAACTCCTATCTTTATTATACTTCGTTTGGTATAAATATATCTAAATTTACATTTAAAACTATTATATAATATTAATTTTTTATTTCCTTCCTTCCTTCCTTCCTTCCTTTGAAAAATAAAGAATTTACAACTAAGAAGAGAAGAAGTTTGTAACTGATGATATTGAAAAGAAAGTGCAGAGTTACTTCAATATCCAACTTAAAATGGTATAATAGTAGTAAAACGAAAGCAAGGAGGAGAAGAAATGATTGCACAGCTCGACACCAAGACTGTTTATAGTTTTATGGAAAGTGTGGTTTCGATTGAAAAATATGTACAAATGGCTAAAGAATACGGCTATTCTCACCTTGCTATCATGGATGTGGATAATCTCTATGGAGCCTATCATTTTCTAGAAGCAACTCGTAAGCATGGCATTCAACCTTTAATTGGTTTAGAAATGACCTTGGTCAAAGATGAGGAGAATCTCTCTCTACGTTTTCTAGCCCTATCCACTAAAGGTTATCAAGAGTTGATGAAGTTATCCACTTTAAAAATGACTGGACGGAAAAATTGGTCTGACTTCACCTCCCACCTCGAAGATGTTGCTATTATTGTTCCCTATTTTAATGGGGTCGAACAGCTGGATTTGGAGCATGATTATTTTATCGGTGTCAGTCCAGATACTCCTCAAGAAGTCTTTACTAGGCCCATTCTTCCACTCTATCAAGTCAATTCTTTTGAAAAAGAAGATATTCAAGTTTTACAAATCTTGTCAGCAGTCAAGGACAATGTCAGTCTGAGAGAAGTGGATGTACATTCACAACAAGGGATTTTTTTACCTGCCTCAGACTTGGAAGCACGGTTTAAAAATCGCTTCCCTCAGGCGCTTGCCAATCTCCAAGGTCTGATAGAGAATGTAAGCTATCAAATCGACCCAAGTTTAAAACTTCCCCGCTTTAATCCTGAAAGACCAGCGGTCGAAGAACTTAGAGAGAGAGCTGAGCAAGGCTTGAGTGACAAGGAGTTAACCTCAGCTATTTATCATGAGCGACTGAATGAGGAATTGGCTGTGATTCATGATATGGGCTTTGACGATTATTTCCTTGTAGTTTGGGATTTGCTCCGTTTTGGACGTTCCCAAGGATATTATATGGGAATGGGGCGTGGTTCTGCGGTTGGTAGTCTGGTGGCTTACTCACTGGATATTACAGGAATTGATCCGGTTGAAAAGAACTTGATTTTCGAACGCTTTTTAAATCGTGAGCGATACACCATGCCTGATATTGATATCGACATCCCTGATCTTTATAGGCCGGAGTTCATTCGCTATGTTCGTGATCGGTATGGTAGTCAACATGTGGCACAGATTGTTACCTATTCGACTTTTGGAGCAAAACAGGCAATTCGTGATGTTTTCAAACGTTATGGTGTCCCTGAGTACGAATTAACCAATATTACGAAAAAAATCAGTTTTCGAGATACGCTAACGACAGCCTATGAAAAGAATTTACAGTTTAGGCAGGTCATCAATAGCAAAATGGAATATCAAAAAGCTTTTGAGATTGCTCGAAAGATTGAAGGGTATCCTCGACAGACTTCTATCCATGCAGCTGGGGTCGTTATGAGTGACCAAGACCTGACGGACTATATCCCACTCAAATACGGTGAGGATATGCTGATCACCCAGTATGATGCTCATGGTGTTGAAGCTAATGGCCTTTTAAAAATGGATTTCCTCGGTTTACGTAACCTGACTTTCGTACAAAAAATGCAGGAATTACTAGCCGAGTCAGAAGGTATTCATTTGAAAATCGAAGAAATTGATCTAGAAGATAAAGAAACCTTGGCCCTCTTTGCAGCTGGAAATACGAAAGGGATTTTCCAATTTGAACAACCTGGCGCCATTCGACTCTTAAAACGAGTTCAGCCACAAGTCTTTGAAGAGGTAGTAGCAACGACCTCGCTCAACAGACCGGGAGCTAGTGATTATATTGATAATTTTGTCGCTCGTAAGCACGGTAAAGAAAAGGTGACGGTGTTAGACCCTGCCTTGGAGGACATTCTGTCATCAACCTATGGCATTATGCTCTATCAAGAGCAAGTCATGCAGGTTGCTCAGCGCTTTGGAGGCTTTAGCCTTGGTAAAGCCGATATTCTCAGACGTGCCATGGGTAAGAAAAATGCCAAAGAGATGCATTTGATGAAGGAAGATTTTATCACAGGAGCTATGAAATTGGGGCATACAGAAGAAAAGGCCAACCAAGTTTTTGCAGTGATGGAAAAGTTTGCGAGTTATGGATTTAACAGATCCCACGCCTACGCCTACTCAGCCCTGGCTTTCCAGCTAGCTTATTTCAAGACACATTATCCTGCTATTTTCTTTCAAGTAATGTTGAATTATTCTAGCAGTGATTACATTGTAGATGCATTGCAGATGGGATTTGAAGTTGCTCCTTTAGCCATCAACAGCATTCCCTATCATGATAAAATCACCCAGAAGACAATCTATCTTGGTTTGAAAGCCATTAAAGGCATGCCAAGAGATTTGTCTTACTGGATTATTGAAAATCGTCCCTACTCAAGCACTGAAGATTTTGTCACACGTCTTCCTAAGAATTACAAGAAACTATCGCTTTTGTCTCCTTTGATTGAACTTGGGCTCTTTGATGACTTTGACAAGAACCGCCAGAAAATCCTAGTCAACCTACCAAACCTATTTGTTTTTGTTGAGGAGTTGGGTGGACTCTTTGCGGATACAAATTATAGTTGGACTGAAGCTGATGATTTTACGGAAGCAGAGAAATTTTACAAAGAGCAGGAACTGATTGGGGTAGGTATCAGTCCCCATCCTCTCCAAACTCTTGCCAAACAAGCCCTATATCCGACCACGCAAATCACTAATCTAACCGAGGGAGCTCAAGCCACTCTCCTAGTTGAAATTCAAAAGATTAAAGTGATTCGAACCAAGAAAGGCGAGAGTATGGCCTTTCTACAGGTTCATGATAGTAAGTCTCGGATGGATGTAACTGTATTTTCAGACCAATATAGAAAATTTGCTTCCATTTTATCCGAAGGGAAATTTTACTACATCAATGGCAAAGTTCAATCTCGAGATGGTCGTCTGCAAATGATTGCACAAGATTTGAAAGAAGCAGTAGCTGAACGATTCTGGATTCAAGTTAAAAATCACGATAATGATAAAGAAATTTCAACTATCCTAGAACAACATAAAGGCTCTATTCCTGTAATTATCAGGTATGTTGAGGAAGAGAAAACAATTGTTTCCTCCCAACATTTTGTAAAAAAAGATCCCCTTTTACAGGAAAAATTAGAGGGAATTGTTATGAAAACGATTTATCGCTAAAAATACAGAAAATAGAAGAATTTTCCAATTAAATGTGGTATAATCAGTAAGAATGTTAAAAGAAAAAGGAGCATAACCAAATGAAACGTATTGCTGTTTTGACCAGTGGTGGAGACGCCCCTGGTATGAATGCTGCCATCCGTGCGGTAGTTCGTCAAGCAATCTCAGAAGGAATGGAAGTATTTGGTATCTACGATGGATACGCAGGTATGGTTGCCGGTGAAATCTATCCACTTGATGCTGCTTCAGTAGGAGACATCATTTCACGTGGTGGTACTTTCCTTCACTCTGCTCGTTACCCTGAGTTTGCACAACTCGAAGGTCAACTTAAAGGGATCGAGCAATTGAAAAAACATGGTATCGAAGGAGTCGTAGTTATCGGTGGAGACGGTTCTTATCATGGAGCTATGCGCTTGACTGAGCATGGATTCCCTGCTATCGGGCTTCCAGGTACAATCGATAACGATATCGTAGGTACTGACTTTACAATCGGATTTGACACGGCAGTAACTACTGCTATGGATGCAATCGATAAGATTCGTGATACATCATCAAGTCACCGTCGTACTTTCGTCGTTGAAGTAATGGGACGTAACGCAGGTGATATCGCTCTTTGGGCTGGTATCGCAACTGGAGCTGATGAAATCATCATCCCTGAAGAAGGCTTCAAAATGGAAGACATCGTAGCAAGCATCAAAGCTGGATATGAACACGGTAAAAAGCATAATATCATCGTCTTAGCTGAAGGTGTCATGTCAGCAGCTGAGTTTGGTCAAAAGTTGAAAGAAGCAGGAGACACAAGTGATCTTCGTGTCACAGAACTCGGTCATATCCAACGTGGTGGATCACCAACTGCTCGTGACCGTGTATTAGCGTCACGTATGGGAGCACACGCTGTTAAACTTCTTAAACAAGGAATCGGTGGTGTCGCTGTCGGTATTCGTAACGAGAAAATGGTTGAAAATCCAATTCTTGGAACAGCAGAAGAGGGAGCTTTGTTTAGCTTAACAGCTGATGGTAAGATTGTTGTAAACAACCCACATAAAGCTGATCTTGAACTCTCTAACTTGAACAAGAGCTTGTCCTAATCAACTTTAACTAATCTGGTAAAATGACCATTAAAGGTCAAATTATATAAAGGAGTCACAAAAATCATGAACAAACGTGTAAAAATCGTTGCAACCTTGGGTCCTGCGGTAGAAATCCGTGGTGGTAAAAAATTCGGTGATGACGGATACTGGGGAGAAAAGCTGGATGTTGAAGCATCAGCTCAAAACATTGCTAAATTGATTGAAGCAGGAGCTAACACTTTCCGTTTCAACTTCTCACACGGTGACCACCAAGAACAAGGTGAACGTATGGCAACTGTTAAGCGTGCAGAAGAAATTGCCGGTCAAAAAGTTGGTTTCCTTCTTGATACAAAAGGTCCTGAAATCCGTACTGAATTGTTCGAAGGCGACGCAAAAGAGTATTCATACACAACAGGTGAAAAAATCCGTGTTGCAACCAAACAAGGTATCAAATCAACTCGTGATGTGATTGCTTTGAACGTTGCTGGTGCCCTTGATATCTACGATGATGTTGAAGTTGGTCACCAAGTATTGGTTGATGATGGTAAACTAGGTCTTCGTGTTTTCGCTAAAGACGATGCTGCTCGTGAATTTGAAGTAGTAGTTGAAAATGACGGCATTATTGCTAAGCAAAAAGGTGTAAACATCCCTAACACCAAGATTCCTTTCCCAGCTCTTGCTGAACGTGATAACGATGATATCCGTTTTGGTCTGGAGCAAGGTATCAACTTCATCGCGATCTCATTCGTACGTACTGCAAAAGATGTTCAAGAAGTTCGTGCAATCTGTGAAGAAACTGGTAACGGTCACGTTCAATTGTTCGCTAAAATCGAAAACCAACAAGGTATCGATAACTTGGATGAAATCATTGAAGCTGCTGATGGTATCATGATCGCTCGTGGTGACATGGGTATCGAAGTACCATTCGAAATGGTTCCAGTTTACCAAAAAATGATCATCACTAAAGTGAACGCAGCAGGTAAAGTTGTTATCACAGCAACAAACATGCTTGAAACAATGACTGAAAAACCACGTGCAACTCGTTCAGAAGTATCAGACGTATTCAACGCTGTTATCGACGGAACTGACGCAACAATGCTTTCAGGTGAGTCTGCAAACGGTAAATACCCACTTGAATCAGTAACAACAATGGCTACGATTGACAAGAATGCACAAACTCTTCTTAATGAATACGGTCGTTTGTCATCAGTTAACTTGGCGCGTAATTCTAAGACTGAAGTTATGGCATCAGCTGTTAAAGATGCAACTAACTCAATGAATATCAAGTTGGTAGTTACCCTTACTAAAACTGGTCACACAGCTCGCTTGATTTCTAAATACCGTCCAAATGCTGATATCTTGGCTATCACTTTTGACGAATTGACTCAACGCGGTCTTATGCTGAACTGGGGTGTCATTCCAGTAACAACTGAACGTCCTTCAAATACTGACGATATGTTTGATCTTGCTGAAAAGATCGCAGTTGAACAAGGCTTGGTTGAATCTGGTGATGATATCGTTATCGTTGCTGGTGTGCCACTTGGTGAAGCTGTCCGTACAAACACAATGCGTATCCGTACAGTACGTTAATCTAACATTAAAACCTATCATTTCAGGCTGAAAAGCTTGAGTGATAGGTCTTTTTTTATCAAAATGAGATGGTATTTAGTAAATAGGAATGGGAAAAAACTGAAAATTATGGTATAATAGAATGAAAAGACCTTTTTAGTAAATTTTGAAAGAGTAAAACATGAGAAAAATTGTCATCAATGGTGGACGTCCATTGCAAGGTGAGATCACCATTAGTGGTGCTAAAAATAGTGTCGTAGCGCTTATTCCTGCTATTATCTTATCAGATGATATTGTCACTTTAGATTGTGTTCCAGATATTTCAGACGTTGCTAGTCTTGTCGAAATCATGGAGATTATGGGGGCGACTGTTAAGCGTTATGAGGATGTCTTGGAGATTGATCCAAGAGGGGTTCAAAACATTCCTATGCCTTATGGCAAGATTAATAGCTTGCGTGCTTCTTATTATTTTTACGGAAGTCTTTTAGGGCGCTTTGGTGAAGCTACGGTAGGACTTCCTGGTGGATGTGATTTGGGTCCTCGTCCGATTGACCTTCACTTAAAAGCCTTTGAAGCTATGGGGGCTAAGGTGAGCTACGAGGGAGATAATATGAATTTATCTGCCCAAGGCAAGGGGCTTCACGGAGCAAGTATTTACATGGACACTGTTAGCGTTGGTGCAACGATTAACACCATGATTGCCGCGGTTAAAGCAAAGGGACGTACTGTCATTGAAAATGCGGCCCGTGAACCAGAAATCATCGATGTGGCTACCCTCTTGAATAACATGGGAGCACACATTCGTGGTGCAGGGACTGATATTATCATTATTGATGGTGTTGAGAAACTTCATGGAACGCGTCACCAGGTTATTCCAGACCGTATCGAAGCAGGAACCTATATTTCACTTGCTGCAGCAGTAGGAAAAGGAATTCGTATTAACAACGTTCTCTATGAACACTTAGAAGGCTTTATCGCTAAACTAGAGGAAATGGGGGTTCGTATGACGGTCTCAGAAGACAGTATCTTCGTTGAAGAACAGTCCGATTTGAAGGCTATCAATATTAAAACCGCTCCTTATCCTGGTTTTGCAACTGATTTGCAACAGCCTATCACGCCACTTTTACTAACTGCGCAAGGTCGTGGAACCATTATTGATACGATTTATGAGAAACGTGTCAATCATGTCTTTGAGTTAGCAAAAATGGATGCGGATATTACGACTACAAATGATCACATTATCTACAACGGTGGTCGTAAGTTACACGGGGCAAGTGTAAAAGCTACAGACTTGCGAGCTGGTGCAGCACTTGTCATCGCTGGTTTGATGGCTCAAGGCCAGACTGAAATTACGAATATTGAGTTTATCCTTCGTGGCTACTCAGATATTATTGAAAAATTGCGTAGCCTTGGAGCAGATATTAC
This genomic stretch from Streptococcus sp. 1643 harbors:
- the pyk gene encoding pyruvate kinase, giving the protein MNKRVKIVATLGPAVEIRGGKKFGDDGYWGEKLDVEASAQNIAKLIEAGANTFRFNFSHGDHQEQGERMATVKRAEEIAGQKVGFLLDTKGPEIRTELFEGDAKEYSYTTGEKIRVATKQGIKSTRDVIALNVAGALDIYDDVEVGHQVLVDDGKLGLRVFAKDDAAREFEVVVENDGIIAKQKGVNIPNTKIPFPALAERDNDDIRFGLEQGINFIAISFVRTAKDVQEVRAICEETGNGHVQLFAKIENQQGIDNLDEIIEAADGIMIARGDMGIEVPFEMVPVYQKMIITKVNAAGKVVITATNMLETMTEKPRATRSEVSDVFNAVIDGTDATMLSGESANGKYPLESVTTMATIDKNAQTLLNEYGRLSSVNLARNSKTEVMASAVKDATNSMNIKLVVTLTKTGHTARLISKYRPNADILAITFDELTQRGLMLNWGVIPVTTERPSNTDDMFDLAEKIAVEQGLVESGDDIVIVAGVPLGEAVRTNTMRIRTVR
- a CDS encoding UDP-N-acetylglucosamine 1-carboxyvinyltransferase → MRKIVINGGRPLQGEITISGAKNSVVALIPAIILSDDIVTLDCVPDISDVASLVEIMEIMGATVKRYEDVLEIDPRGVQNIPMPYGKINSLRASYYFYGSLLGRFGEATVGLPGGCDLGPRPIDLHLKAFEAMGAKVSYEGDNMNLSAQGKGLHGASIYMDTVSVGATINTMIAAVKAKGRTVIENAAREPEIIDVATLLNNMGAHIRGAGTDIIIIDGVEKLHGTRHQVIPDRIEAGTYISLAAAVGKGIRINNVLYEHLEGFIAKLEEMGVRMTVSEDSIFVEEQSDLKAINIKTAPYPGFATDLQQPITPLLLTAQGRGTIIDTIYEKRVNHVFELAKMDADITTTNDHIIYNGGRKLHGASVKATDLRAGAALVIAGLMAQGQTEITNIEFILRGYSDIIEKLRSLGADITLVED
- the pfkA gene encoding 6-phosphofructokinase yields the protein MKRIAVLTSGGDAPGMNAAIRAVVRQAISEGMEVFGIYDGYAGMVAGEIYPLDAASVGDIISRGGTFLHSARYPEFAQLEGQLKGIEQLKKHGIEGVVVIGGDGSYHGAMRLTEHGFPAIGLPGTIDNDIVGTDFTIGFDTAVTTAMDAIDKIRDTSSSHRRTFVVEVMGRNAGDIALWAGIATGADEIIIPEEGFKMEDIVASIKAGYEHGKKHNIIVLAEGVMSAAEFGQKLKEAGDTSDLRVTELGHIQRGGSPTARDRVLASRMGAHAVKLLKQGIGGVAVGIRNEKMVENPILGTAEEGALFSLTADGKIVVNNPHKADLELSNLNKSLS